The sequence CTACCCGCTCGACCTCGCGCGCACCAGgctcgcctgcgccgccgcgccgcccggtGCCGCGGCGACGGGCATGTCCGGCGTGCTCCGGAGCGCGTacagggagggcggcggcgtgcgcggggTGTACCGCGGCCTGTGCCCGTCGCTGGCGCGCGTGCTCCCGATGTCGGGCCTCAACTTCTGCGTGTACGAGGCGCTCAAGGCGCAGATCccccgcgaggaggaggagcacggggCGCGCGGCTGGCGCCGGGCGGCGAAGGTGGCgtgcggcgtggcggcggggtTGGTGGCGAGCACGGCGACGTACCCGCTCGACGTGGTGCGGCGGCAGATacagctgggcggcggcggcggcggcacgctgCAGGCATTCCGCGCCATCGTGCGGGCGCAGGGCGCGCGGCAGCTGTACGGCGGCCTCGGGATCACGTACGTCAAGAAGGTGCCGTCGACGGCCGTCGGGCTGGTGGCCTACGACTACATGAAGTCGCTGCTCATGTTGCCGGCGAGTGGTCCCAAGGCCAATGGTAGTAAGTAGAAACTTAGGAAGTAGTAGCAGCCCTTGGACTGACCATGGCAAAGCAGACCGGAAGCTGAGGATTCGTTTGTTTATTGTGTGAATACATGGTCACTGTTccgatgtttttctttttcaatacACTCTGAGCCCTATCGGTTGGCCTCATTGCAAGATTACTAGagctcaaatgtaaatataaaaattacagagACTTAACTGCAAAAGTAAAAaccctaaaatttaaattatataaaacacTCGAcaccgaatttttttttccatcaagGTGTAGGTCACGGTATGGGGAAAACAAGGAGAGGTGGAGTGGGATGCGGCTAGGGAG is a genomic window of Oryza glaberrima chromosome 7, OglaRS2, whole genome shotgun sequence containing:
- the LOC127780188 gene encoding mitochondrial carrier protein CoAc1-like; the encoded protein is MAAREPVFAGTNDTMELSSDAAPSPANLSRTATAICSTPAFAREMVAGGVAGVVAKTAVAPLERVKLMRQVGAAPRGAGAVQMLREIGRGEGVAGLFRGNGANALRVFHTKALHFMAYERYKRFLLGAAPSLGDGPVVDLLAGSAAGSTAVLATYPLDLARTRLACAAAPPGAAATGMSGVLRSAYREGGGVRGVYRGLCPSLARVLPMSGLNFCVYEALKAQIPREEEEHGARGWRRAAKVACGVAAGLVASTATYPLDVVRRQIQLGGGGGGTLQAFRAIVRAQGARQLYGGLGITYVKKVPSTAVGLVAYDYMKSLLMLPASGPKANGSK